A genomic stretch from Eptesicus fuscus isolate TK198812 chromosome 15, DD_ASM_mEF_20220401, whole genome shotgun sequence includes:
- the LOC129151744 gene encoding uncharacterized protein LOC129151744, producing MRVYSDVPATGSGLSPDDGCGPLHVENERPPTPKHPRFHRQRKVFTRDLDYGAHVNQTGQEHLEPKEAEPKAPAQEADEAPPVTPEVHPEEQDAELEASPAPELSPPPAASPAAAVEPGPAPEETEAPAPLDEEPSLEPMLAPASEEELPVEGPAQGPLVECAHPVPRDSLVSDLFLLFSLFILFLCSLCCDLLFDLFIYLIWGFWGIFAFIIFFF from the exons ATGAGAGTATATTCCGACGTGCCCGCCACTGGATCCGGACTCAGTCCAGACGACGGCTGTGGCCCTTTGCACGTCGAGAACGAGAG GCCTCCAACCCCAAAGCATCCCCGGTTCCACCGGCAGCGCAAAGTTTTCACCAGGGACCTGGACTACGGTGCCCATGTCAACCAGACTGGCCAGGAGCACCTGGAGCCGAAAGAGGCTGAGCCCAAGG caccagcccaggaagCGGATGAGGCTCCTCCTGTCACACCGGAAGTTCATCCAGAGGAGCAGGATGCAGAGCTGGAGGCATCTCCAGCTCCAGAGCTttcaccacctccagcagcctctccagctgcagctgtggagccagggccggccccagaggaaactgaggccccagcaccGCTGGATGaagaaccctccctggagcccatgctggctcctgcctcagaggaggagctgcctgtggagggcccagctcaaggGCCCCTTGTTGAATGTGCTCACCCTGTCCCAAGGGACAGCCTTGTTTCagaccttttccttctcttttctctttttattttgtttctatgttCTCTGTGCTGTGATTTGCTttttgatctttttatttatcttatttgggGATTTTGGgggatttttgcttttattattttctttttttag